A single Lolium perenne isolate Kyuss_39 chromosome 6, Kyuss_2.0, whole genome shotgun sequence DNA region contains:
- the LOC127307118 gene encoding adenine phosphoribosyltransferase 4 has protein sequence MGEEANCIAAMEACTKAKENGHAVPAPKPDDAVVVVAAPAPAEADPRLQGISDAIRVVPHFPKQGIMFNDITTLLLRPGVFRDAVDIFVERYRGMAIHAVAGIEARGFIFGPAIALAIGAKFIPLRKPKKLPGEVISETYVLEYGTDCLEMHVGAIEPGERVLIVDDLVATGGTLCAAINLMERAGADVVECACLIGLPKFKDFYKLNGKPVYVLVESREYEK, from the exons atgGGCGAGGAGGCCAATTGCATCGCCGCGATGGAGGCCTGCACCAAGGCCAAGGAGAACGGCCACGCcgtgccggcgcccaagcccgacGACGCCGTTGTGGTTGtcgcggcgccggcgccggcggaggcCGATCCCCGGCTGCAGGGCATCTCCGACGCCATCCGCGTCGTCCCGCACTTCCCCAAGCAAG GCATCATGTTCAACGACATCACCACGCTGCTGCTCCGCCCGGGCGTGTTCAGGGACGCCGTCGACATCTTCGTCGAGCGCTACCGCGGCATGGCCATCCACGCCGTCGCCG GGATCGAGGCGAGAGGATTCATATTCGGCCCGGCCATCGCGTTAGCCATCGGAGCCAAGTTCATACCGTTGCGTAAGCCTAAGAAACTCCCAG GTGAGGTGATTTCGGAGACCTATGTTCTTGAGTATGGAACTGATTGTTTGGAGATGCATGTTGGCGCCATAGAACCTGGTGAGCGCGTCTTGATCGTCGATGATTTGGTTGCAACTGGTGGGACACTCTGCGCTGCTATAAACCTTATGG AACGTGCTGGAGCTGATGTCGTTGAGTGTGCTTGTCTCATTGGGCTCCCAAAATTCAAG GATTTCTACAAGCTCAATGGAAAGCCTGTGTATGTACTGGTGGAGTCTCGTGAATATGAAAAATGA